One Mycolicibacterium crocinum DNA window includes the following coding sequences:
- a CDS encoding carbonic anhydrase, with protein MPNTSPITAWKALKEGNERFVAGQPQHPSQSIEDRARLAAGQTPTAVLFGCGDSRVAAELIFDQGLGDMFVVRTAGHVIDSAVLGSIEYAVGVLNVPLIAVLGHDSCGAVQATLNALDDGEIPGGYIRDIVERVTPSILAGRREGLERVDEFEARHVIETGSQLMSRSALISERVAAGTLAIVGLTYHLADGKVVLREHLGDIGE; from the coding sequence ATGCCGAACACCAGCCCGATAACAGCTTGGAAGGCACTCAAAGAGGGTAACGAGCGATTCGTCGCCGGCCAGCCACAGCATCCCAGCCAGAGCATCGAGGACCGCGCGCGACTGGCGGCAGGTCAGACGCCGACCGCGGTCCTCTTCGGCTGCGGTGACAGCCGGGTCGCCGCCGAGCTGATCTTCGACCAGGGCCTCGGTGACATGTTTGTGGTGCGCACCGCGGGCCACGTCATCGATTCCGCGGTGCTCGGTTCCATCGAGTACGCGGTCGGCGTGCTCAACGTCCCGCTGATCGCCGTTCTCGGCCATGACAGCTGCGGTGCGGTGCAGGCGACCTTGAACGCGCTCGATGACGGAGAAATCCCCGGGGGCTATATCCGCGACATCGTCGAGCGGGTCACCCCGTCAATCCTGGCCGGCCGCCGCGAAGGGCTGGAGCGCGTCGATGAGTTCGAGGCCCGCCACGTCATCGAGACCGGTTCGCAGCTGATGTCGCGGTCGGCACTGATTTCTGAGCGGGTCGCCGCCGGCACACTGGCCATCGTCGGCCTGACGTATCACCTCGCCGACGGCAAAGTCGTGCTGCGTGAACACCTCGGCGATATCGGCGAATAA
- a CDS encoding A/G-specific adenine glycosylase: protein MSPISAELVDWYGRARRDLPWRKPDVTAWQILVSEFMLQQTPVARVAPIWLDWIARWPTPSATAAASAADVLRAWGKLGYPRRAKRLHECAITIATEHDDRVPDDVEVLLTLPGVGSYTARAIACFAYQQSVPVVDTNVRRVVARAIHGLADAGNPSATRDMADVAALMPNDDTAPVFSAALMELGATVCTARAPKCGVCPLSVCAWRAAGHPPATTAPRPTQRYAGTDRQVRGKLLDVLRASVSPVPREQLDVVWLTDTAQRDRALDSLLVDGLVEQTADGRFALCGEGD from the coding sequence ATGAGTCCCATTAGTGCTGAACTCGTCGACTGGTACGGGCGTGCGCGGCGCGATCTGCCGTGGCGCAAACCGGACGTGACGGCGTGGCAGATCCTGGTGAGCGAGTTCATGCTGCAGCAGACTCCGGTCGCGCGGGTCGCGCCGATCTGGCTGGACTGGATCGCCCGCTGGCCGACCCCGTCGGCGACGGCGGCGGCCAGTGCCGCGGACGTGCTGCGCGCCTGGGGCAAGCTCGGATATCCCCGGCGGGCCAAGCGCCTGCACGAGTGCGCGATCACGATCGCCACCGAGCATGACGATCGGGTGCCCGACGACGTCGAGGTGCTGCTGACGCTGCCCGGCGTCGGCTCCTACACCGCCCGGGCGATCGCGTGTTTCGCCTACCAGCAGAGTGTGCCGGTGGTCGACACCAACGTGCGACGCGTCGTGGCACGCGCGATCCACGGTTTGGCTGATGCCGGAAATCCCTCTGCAACACGCGATATGGCTGATGTGGCGGCGCTGATGCCGAACGACGATACGGCGCCGGTGTTTTCGGCCGCACTCATGGAACTCGGCGCGACGGTGTGCACGGCCCGTGCACCCAAGTGCGGGGTATGCCCGCTGAGCGTGTGTGCCTGGCGCGCGGCCGGGCATCCGCCGGCCACCACCGCGCCGAGGCCCACCCAGCGTTACGCCGGCACCGATCGGCAGGTGCGAGGCAAGTTGTTGGATGTGTTGCGCGCCAGCGTATCTCCGGTACCGCGCGAGCAACTCGATGTGGTGTGGCTGACCGACACCGCGCAGCGCGACCGCGCGCTGGACTCGCTTCTGGTGGACGGATTGGTGGAACAGACGGCCGACGGGCGGTTCGCGCTGTGCGGTGAAGGCGACTAG
- a CDS encoding GlxA family transcriptional regulator, translating to MPLKSVSALVLEDVAVFEFGVVCEVFGIDRTADGVPNFDFKVCGPQAGKPLRTSVGASLVPDHGFDALMGADVVAVSAVTGPVEAYPREALEALRAAHASGSTILTVCSGAFVAGEAGLLDGRRCTTHWMHADDLAQRYPTAIVDRNVLFVDDGDLVTSAGTAAGIDACLHLVRRELGSAVTNIIARRMVVPPQRDGGQRQYIEQPIPARCSEGFAPQLDWILSNLDKPHTVASMARRANMSARTFARRFVEEAGTTPMQWVTDQRVLYARRMLEETDLDVDRIAERAGFGNATLLRHHFRRIVGVTPSDYRRRFARSA from the coding sequence ATGCCTCTGAAGAGCGTTTCGGCGTTGGTCCTAGAAGACGTCGCCGTCTTCGAGTTCGGCGTGGTCTGCGAGGTCTTCGGCATCGATCGAACTGCGGACGGCGTTCCGAACTTCGATTTCAAGGTGTGCGGCCCGCAGGCGGGCAAGCCGTTGCGCACCAGCGTCGGCGCATCGCTGGTGCCCGATCACGGCTTCGACGCCCTGATGGGTGCGGATGTGGTGGCGGTATCGGCCGTAACCGGCCCCGTCGAGGCCTACCCGCGCGAGGCACTGGAAGCGCTGCGGGCCGCCCATGCGTCGGGGTCGACGATCCTCACCGTGTGCTCCGGCGCGTTCGTCGCGGGGGAGGCGGGCTTGCTTGACGGGCGACGCTGCACCACGCATTGGATGCATGCCGACGACCTCGCGCAGCGCTATCCCACCGCGATCGTCGACCGCAATGTGCTGTTCGTCGACGACGGCGATCTGGTGACCAGTGCCGGCACCGCCGCCGGTATCGACGCGTGCCTGCATCTGGTGCGCCGAGAACTCGGCAGCGCGGTCACCAACATCATCGCCCGCCGGATGGTGGTGCCTCCGCAGCGTGACGGTGGTCAGCGCCAGTACATCGAGCAGCCGATCCCGGCGCGATGTTCGGAAGGCTTTGCCCCGCAGCTGGATTGGATCCTGTCCAACCTCGACAAGCCGCACACGGTGGCGAGCATGGCCAGGCGGGCCAACATGTCGGCGCGCACGTTCGCGCGGCGTTTCGTCGAGGAGGCCGGCACCACACCGATGCAGTGGGTGACCGATCAGCGGGTGCTCTACGCCCGCCGGATGCTCGAGGAAACCGACCTGGACGTCGACCGCATCGCCGAACGGGCCGGCTTCGGCAATGCCACGCTGCTGCGCCACCACTTCCGCCGCATCGTCGGCGTCACGCCGTCGGACTACCGACGTCGCTTTGCGCGATCGGCCTAG
- a CDS encoding alpha/beta fold hydrolase, whose protein sequence is MAQGYRARPGRWPTAQDEPVSTHALTHRGGDGRPIVLVHGLMGRGTTWSRQVPWLTRFGSVFTYDAPWHRGRDIEDPEPVSTERFVADLGDAVASLGAPAVLIGHSMGGLHSWCLAAQRPQLVSALVVEDMAPDFVGRTTGAWEPWVHALPVEYSTADQVFDEFGPVAGRYFLEAFDRTATGWRLHGQPARWLEIAGQWGLRDYWQQWQSVSAPVLLIEAGDSVAPPGQMRLMAELAGASARYVHVPGAGHLVHDDAPEQYRDAVESFLATLPEDA, encoded by the coding sequence ATGGCGCAAGGCTACCGCGCCCGCCCGGGCCGGTGGCCGACCGCGCAAGATGAACCGGTGAGCACCCACGCGCTGACCCATCGCGGTGGCGACGGACGCCCCATCGTCCTGGTCCACGGTCTGATGGGCCGCGGCACCACCTGGTCGCGGCAGGTGCCGTGGCTGACCCGATTCGGGTCGGTGTTCACCTACGACGCACCGTGGCACCGCGGTCGCGACATCGAGGATCCGGAGCCGGTGAGTACCGAACGCTTCGTGGCCGACCTCGGCGATGCCGTGGCGAGCCTCGGCGCGCCTGCGGTGCTCATCGGGCATTCGATGGGTGGTCTGCACTCGTGGTGTCTGGCCGCGCAGCGGCCGCAGCTGGTGAGCGCGCTGGTGGTGGAGGACATGGCACCGGACTTCGTCGGCCGCACCACCGGCGCCTGGGAGCCGTGGGTGCACGCGTTACCGGTCGAATACTCCACTGCCGACCAGGTTTTCGACGAGTTCGGGCCCGTCGCGGGGCGCTACTTCCTGGAGGCGTTCGACCGGACCGCGACCGGCTGGCGATTGCATGGCCAGCCGGCCCGCTGGCTCGAGATCGCGGGGCAGTGGGGCCTTCGCGACTATTGGCAGCAGTGGCAGTCGGTCAGCGCGCCGGTGTTGCTGATCGAGGCGGGGGATTCGGTGGCGCCGCCGGGTCAGATGCGCCTGATGGCCGAACTGGCCGGTGCGTCGGCCCGCTACGTCCACGTGCCGGGCGCGGGGCACCTCGTCCACGACGACGCCCCGGAGCAATACCGGGACGCCGTCGAGTCGTTCCTAGCGACGCTCCCCGAGGACGCCTGA
- the mhuD gene encoding mycobilin-forming heme oxygenase MhuD produces MSVVKINAIEIPPGAGPELEKRFANRAHAVDNQPGFLGFQLLRPVKGEDRYFVVTTWESEEAFQAWATGPAIHAHAGERANPVAKGAHLLEFEVVLDVAGTGSKA; encoded by the coding sequence ATGTCCGTGGTGAAGATCAACGCAATCGAGATTCCGCCGGGTGCCGGCCCCGAGCTGGAGAAGCGGTTCGCCAACCGTGCCCACGCCGTCGACAACCAGCCCGGCTTCCTCGGCTTCCAATTGCTGCGGCCGGTCAAGGGCGAGGACCGCTACTTCGTGGTGACCACGTGGGAGTCCGAAGAGGCTTTCCAGGCCTGGGCAACCGGACCGGCGATCCACGCGCACGCCGGTGAGCGCGCCAATCCGGTGGCCAAGGGTGCCCATCTGCTCGAGTTCGAGGTTGTGTTGGACGTTGCCGGGACCGGCTCAAAGGCTTAG
- a CDS encoding serine hydrolase yields the protein MCWTLPGPAQRLSARRVRRRAVAIATVIASAATLASSCTPAPAPPANAGAGVRIDLNTPQGVRAKQVMDMLNSDWPIGNESVKTLATPDLVDPVAHTMDSLWWDRPYTLAGVEVGANVATLHLLTSYGARQDIDLRIGDDTFVSRFVVTTEKPKIDSWQDVDTALSRTGARYSWQVSKVNDGRCEKVAGTNTSEPLPLASIFKTYVLYAVETAVTAGTLKWDDKLTITAELKKLGSSGFDKLPPGSQITVREAAGKMISTSDNMATDMLIGRLGTPAIEAALVAAGHHDPASMKPFPTMRELFAIGWGNPDVREQWKTTAPANRGNLLHDADTRPYDPDPYRSHTPASTYGVEWYGNAEDICRVHAALQRGAIGPAAPVKDVMSEAAGIDLDHAEWPYIAAKAGNLPGEMTFSWYAVDRTGQAWVVSFQFNWPRFHSANAGGWAMTIIKQVFGLLPRYR from the coding sequence TTGTGTTGGACGTTGCCGGGACCGGCTCAAAGGCTTAGCGCACGCCGGGTGCGCCGGCGCGCGGTGGCGATCGCCACCGTGATCGCATCAGCCGCCACCCTGGCAAGCAGTTGCACACCGGCACCTGCGCCGCCGGCCAATGCCGGCGCGGGTGTTCGTATCGACCTCAATACCCCGCAGGGGGTGCGGGCCAAGCAGGTCATGGACATGCTGAACTCCGACTGGCCCATCGGGAACGAGAGCGTCAAGACACTGGCCACCCCGGACCTGGTGGATCCTGTCGCCCACACCATGGACTCGCTGTGGTGGGACCGGCCCTACACGCTGGCCGGGGTCGAAGTCGGCGCCAACGTCGCCACGCTGCATCTGCTGACGTCGTACGGCGCCCGCCAGGACATCGACCTGCGCATCGGCGACGACACCTTCGTCAGCCGCTTCGTCGTCACCACCGAAAAGCCGAAAATCGATTCATGGCAGGACGTCGACACCGCGCTAAGCCGCACCGGTGCCCGCTACTCATGGCAGGTCTCGAAGGTCAACGACGGCCGCTGCGAAAAGGTGGCAGGCACCAACACCTCCGAACCCCTGCCACTGGCTTCGATATTCAAGACCTATGTGCTATATGCGGTCGAAACTGCCGTCACCGCAGGCACTTTGAAGTGGGATGACAAGCTCACCATCACCGCCGAGCTGAAGAAGCTCGGCTCGTCGGGCTTCGACAAGCTGCCGCCCGGTTCGCAGATCACCGTCCGCGAGGCCGCGGGCAAGATGATCTCCACGAGCGACAACATGGCCACCGACATGCTGATCGGGCGCCTTGGCACGCCCGCTATCGAGGCGGCTCTGGTCGCCGCCGGACATCACGATCCCGCGAGTATGAAGCCGTTCCCCACCATGCGGGAGTTGTTCGCCATCGGCTGGGGCAATCCCGACGTGCGGGAGCAATGGAAGACAACAGCGCCCGCGAATCGGGGGAACCTGCTGCACGACGCGGACACTCGCCCCTACGACCCCGATCCGTATCGCTCTCACACCCCCGCCTCGACGTACGGCGTGGAGTGGTACGGCAACGCCGAGGACATCTGCCGCGTGCACGCCGCCCTGCAGCGAGGCGCCATCGGTCCGGCCGCCCCGGTCAAGGATGTGATGTCCGAAGCCGCCGGCATCGACCTCGACCACGCCGAGTGGCCCTACATCGCCGCGAAAGCCGGAAACCTGCCCGGCGAAATGACATTCAGCTGGTATGCCGTTGATCGCACCGGTCAGGCATGGGTGGTCAGCTTCCAGTTCAACTGGCCGCGCTTCCACAGCGCCAACGCTGGTGGCTGGGCGATGACGATCATCAAACAGGTCTTCGGGCTACTGCCCCGCTACCGCTGA
- a CDS encoding histidine phosphatase family protein encodes MSEVVRLTLVSHAMTDAMAAGRFPIDEELNALGRRQLEGLDVGVADTVLCGPEIRAIQTAEALGLTPAVESRLADLGCGVWRGLGLDRVQPVELTQWLTEPESCPHNGESIVELIARVRGWLDDVARTPGRTVAFTHPAVVRAAILTALDAPPKSFWRIDITPASSTSLHHRGTGWTLRSAVAGQ; translated from the coding sequence GTGAGTGAGGTCGTCCGGCTGACCCTGGTGTCCCACGCCATGACCGATGCCATGGCGGCCGGGCGATTTCCGATCGACGAAGAGCTGAATGCACTGGGCCGACGGCAGCTCGAGGGCCTCGACGTGGGGGTCGCGGACACGGTGCTGTGTGGGCCTGAGATCCGGGCGATCCAGACGGCCGAGGCGCTCGGCCTGACCCCGGCTGTGGAATCGCGGCTGGCCGATCTGGGGTGCGGTGTCTGGCGTGGTCTCGGCCTCGACCGGGTGCAGCCGGTCGAGCTCACCCAATGGCTCACCGAACCCGAAAGCTGCCCGCACAACGGCGAATCCATCGTCGAGCTGATCGCTCGTGTGCGCGGCTGGCTGGATGACGTGGCCCGCACACCGGGCCGCACCGTCGCGTTCACCCACCCCGCGGTGGTTCGCGCCGCGATTCTCACCGCGCTGGATGCGCCGCCGAAGTCGTTCTGGCGCATCGACATTACGCCGGCCAGCAGCACCAGCCTGCATCACCGGGGAACGGGCTGGACACTGCGATCAGCGGTAGCGGGGCAGTAG
- a CDS encoding CbtA family protein encodes MEKSIIWRGLLAGALAGLLAFVFARIFLEPVIDRAIGFEDEMSHSHGAHEHGVELFTRGVQGNIGMGFGVLAFAVAMGALMAVVFAVVYGRLSDAAARPLAARIAGSMLVCLYLVPALKYPPNPPAVSLEETIRQRTLLYLLMVVLSAALFVAAVVVRRRIAGRLDGWNATLIAAGGYVVAMAVVMLVLPTIDETPDHFPADLLYEFRLYSLGTQVVMWVTLGAVFAALMYRLLEHKQQEPVAA; translated from the coding sequence ATGGAAAAGTCAATAATCTGGCGCGGCCTTCTGGCCGGCGCTCTTGCCGGCCTGCTCGCATTTGTCTTCGCGCGAATCTTCTTGGAGCCGGTGATCGACCGTGCGATCGGCTTCGAAGACGAGATGTCGCACAGTCATGGGGCGCACGAACACGGCGTTGAGCTGTTCACCCGTGGCGTGCAGGGCAACATCGGTATGGGCTTCGGCGTCTTGGCTTTCGCGGTGGCCATGGGCGCGCTGATGGCTGTGGTATTCGCCGTGGTCTACGGCCGCCTCAGCGACGCCGCGGCGCGTCCGCTGGCGGCCCGGATCGCCGGTTCGATGCTGGTGTGCCTGTACCTCGTTCCAGCGCTGAAGTATCCGCCGAACCCACCTGCGGTCAGCCTGGAGGAAACGATCCGACAGCGGACCCTGCTCTATCTGCTGATGGTGGTGCTGTCGGCGGCATTGTTCGTCGCGGCGGTCGTCGTGCGGCGCAGGATCGCAGGGCGGCTGGACGGTTGGAACGCGACATTGATCGCGGCGGGTGGCTATGTCGTAGCGATGGCAGTGGTCATGTTGGTGCTGCCGACGATCGACGAGACGCCCGACCACTTCCCCGCCGACCTGCTCTACGAGTTCCGGCTGTACTCGCTGGGCACCCAGGTCGTGATGTGGGTGACGCTCGGTGCGGTGTTCGCCGCTCTGATGTACCGGCTGCTCGAGCACAAGCAGCAGGAGCCCGTCGCTGCGTGA
- a CDS encoding CbtB domain-containing protein: MTTPQTKSRARAVDLSAAKAVAWLSLTAFFALLVLYFVGIDQGATSVFGDNMYVHEFVHDARHLLGFPCH, from the coding sequence ATGACCACTCCGCAGACCAAGAGCCGCGCCCGCGCCGTCGACCTGTCGGCCGCCAAGGCTGTCGCCTGGCTCTCGCTGACCGCCTTCTTCGCGCTGCTGGTGCTGTACTTCGTCGGTATCGACCAGGGCGCCACCTCGGTGTTCGGCGACAACATGTACGTCCACGAATTCGTGCATGACGCCCGCCATCTGCTCGGCTTCCCCTGCCACTGA
- a CDS encoding YbjQ family protein, with the protein MLVVTTNDIPGWEIQRVCGEVFGLTVRSRNAFAQMGAGFKSMFGGELQGMTKNLAESRNEAMNRLMGEARNRGGNAIVAMRFDTTELGDVWTEICAYGTAVQAVPVTDAAKYTAQQLGYGAG; encoded by the coding sequence GTGCTTGTTGTCACCACGAACGACATCCCGGGCTGGGAAATCCAGCGGGTATGCGGTGAGGTGTTCGGTCTCACCGTGCGATCGCGCAACGCCTTCGCCCAGATGGGTGCGGGCTTCAAGAGCATGTTCGGTGGCGAGCTGCAGGGCATGACGAAGAACCTGGCCGAAAGCCGCAACGAGGCGATGAACCGGCTGATGGGCGAGGCCCGCAATCGCGGCGGAAACGCGATCGTCGCAATGCGTTTCGACACCACAGAGCTCGGCGATGTCTGGACCGAGATCTGCGCCTACGGCACCGCGGTGCAGGCCGTGCCGGTCACCGACGCCGCCAAGTACACCGCGCAGCAACTGGGTTACGGCGCCGGCTGA
- the clpC1 gene encoding ATP-dependent protease ATP-binding subunit ClpC — MFERFTDRARRVVVLAQEEARMLNHNYIGTEHILLGLIHEGEGVAAKSLESLGISLEGVRSQVEEIIGQGQQAPSGHIPFTPRAKKVLELSLREALQLGHNYIGTEHILLGLIREGEGVAAQVLVKLGAELTRVRQQVIQLLSGYQGKETAEAGTGGRGGESGNPSTSLVLDQFGRNLTAAAMEGKLDPVIGREKEIERVMQVLSRRTKNNPVLIGEPGVGKTAVVEGLAQAIVHGEVPETLKDKQLYTLDLGSLVAGSRYRGDFEERLKKVLKEINTRGDIILFIDELHTLVGAGAAEGAIDAASILKPKLARGELQTIGATTLDEYRKYIEKDAALERRFQPVQVGEPTVAHTIEILKGLRDRYEAHHRVSITDAAMVAAATLADRYINDRFLPDKAIDLIDEAGARMRIRRMTAPPDLREFDEKIADARREKESAIDAQDFEKAASLRDREKQLVAQRAEREKQWRSGDLDVVAEVDDEQIAEVLGNWTGIPVFKLTEEETTRLLRMEDELHKRIIGQEDAVRAVSKAIRRTRAGLKDPKRPSGSFIFAGPSGVGKTELSKALAEFLFGDDDALIQIDMGEFHDRFTASRLFGAPPGYVGYEEGGQLTEKVRRKPFSVVLFDEIEKAHQEIYNTLLQVLEDGRLTDGQGRTVDFKNTVLIFTSNLGTSDISKAVGLGFTQGGGENNYERMKQKVNDELKKHFRPEFLNRIDDIIVFHQLTKDEIIRMVDLMVGRVSKQLKTKDMEMELTDKAKALLAKRGFDPVLGARPLRRTIQREIEDALSEKILFEEVGPGQLVTVDVDNWDGEGAGEDAKFTFTGGPKRPEPAEADLANAGTASE, encoded by the coding sequence AGTCGCTGGGCATCTCGCTGGAAGGTGTCCGCAGCCAGGTCGAGGAGATCATCGGTCAGGGTCAGCAGGCCCCGTCCGGGCACATCCCCTTCACCCCACGCGCCAAGAAGGTGCTCGAGCTGAGCCTGCGCGAGGCGCTGCAGCTTGGCCACAACTACATCGGCACCGAGCACATTCTGCTCGGCCTGATCCGTGAGGGCGAAGGTGTGGCCGCCCAGGTGCTCGTCAAGCTGGGTGCCGAACTGACCCGGGTGCGCCAGCAGGTCATCCAGCTGCTGAGCGGCTACCAGGGCAAGGAGACCGCGGAAGCCGGCACCGGTGGCCGCGGCGGCGAGTCCGGCAACCCGTCGACGTCGCTGGTCCTCGATCAGTTCGGCCGCAACCTCACCGCGGCCGCCATGGAGGGCAAGCTCGACCCCGTCATCGGCCGCGAGAAGGAAATCGAGCGGGTGATGCAGGTGCTGAGCCGGCGCACCAAGAACAACCCCGTGCTGATCGGCGAGCCCGGCGTCGGTAAGACCGCCGTCGTGGAGGGCCTGGCCCAGGCGATCGTGCACGGTGAGGTTCCCGAGACGCTGAAGGACAAGCAGCTCTACACCCTCGACCTCGGGTCGCTGGTGGCAGGCAGCCGTTACCGCGGTGATTTCGAGGAACGCCTCAAGAAGGTGCTCAAGGAGATCAACACCCGCGGCGACATCATCCTGTTCATCGACGAGCTGCACACGCTTGTCGGTGCGGGCGCCGCCGAGGGCGCCATCGACGCGGCGTCGATCCTCAAGCCGAAGCTGGCTCGTGGTGAGCTGCAGACGATCGGTGCGACCACGCTCGACGAGTACCGCAAGTACATCGAGAAGGACGCCGCCCTGGAGCGCCGGTTCCAGCCGGTCCAGGTGGGTGAGCCGACGGTGGCGCACACCATCGAGATCCTCAAGGGTCTGCGCGACCGGTACGAGGCCCACCACCGGGTGTCGATCACCGATGCGGCGATGGTCGCGGCGGCCACCCTGGCCGATCGCTACATCAACGACCGGTTCCTGCCGGACAAGGCGATCGACCTGATCGACGAGGCCGGCGCCCGGATGCGGATCCGCCGGATGACCGCTCCGCCAGACCTGCGTGAGTTCGACGAGAAGATCGCCGACGCGCGCCGGGAGAAGGAGAGCGCGATCGACGCGCAGGACTTCGAGAAGGCCGCCTCGCTGCGGGATCGCGAGAAGCAGCTGGTCGCCCAGCGTGCCGAGCGTGAAAAGCAATGGCGCTCAGGCGATCTCGACGTCGTGGCCGAGGTCGACGACGAGCAGATCGCCGAGGTGCTCGGCAACTGGACCGGTATCCCCGTGTTCAAGCTGACCGAGGAGGAGACCACTCGGCTGCTGCGCATGGAGGACGAGCTGCACAAGCGGATCATTGGGCAGGAGGACGCCGTTCGCGCCGTCTCGAAGGCCATCCGGCGTACCCGCGCCGGCCTGAAGGATCCCAAGCGGCCGTCCGGCTCGTTCATCTTCGCCGGCCCGTCCGGTGTCGGTAAGACCGAGCTGTCCAAGGCGCTGGCGGAGTTCCTGTTCGGCGACGACGACGCGCTGATCCAGATCGACATGGGCGAGTTCCATGACCGCTTCACCGCGTCGCGGTTGTTCGGTGCCCCTCCGGGCTACGTCGGGTATGAAGAGGGCGGCCAGCTCACGGAGAAGGTGCGGCGCAAGCCGTTCTCGGTCGTGCTGTTCGACGAGATCGAAAAGGCCCACCAGGAGATCTACAACACCCTGTTGCAGGTCCTCGAGGACGGTCGTCTCACCGACGGTCAGGGCCGCACGGTCGACTTCAAGAACACCGTGCTGATCTTCACCTCGAACCTGGGCACCTCCGATATCTCCAAGGCGGTCGGCCTCGGCTTCACCCAGGGTGGCGGTGAGAACAACTACGAGCGGATGAAGCAGAAGGTCAACGACGAGCTCAAGAAGCACTTCCGTCCGGAGTTCCTCAACCGCATCGACGACATCATCGTCTTCCACCAGCTGACCAAGGACGAGATCATCCGCATGGTCGACCTGATGGTGGGCCGGGTGTCCAAGCAGTTGAAGACCAAGGACATGGAGATGGAGCTGACCGACAAGGCCAAGGCCTTGCTGGCCAAGCGGGGCTTCGACCCGGTGCTGGGTGCCCGGCCGCTGCGGCGGACCATCCAGCGCGAGATCGAGGACGCCCTCTCGGAGAAGATCCTCTTCGAGGAGGTCGGCCCCGGCCAGTTGGTCACCGTCGATGTGGACAACTGGGACGGCGAGGGCGCCGGCGAGGACGCGAAGTTCACCTTTACCGGTGGGCCCAAGCGCCCCGAGCCCGCCGAGGCGGACCTGGCCAACGCAGGCACCGCCAGCGAATAA